A single region of the Lycium barbarum isolate Lr01 chromosome 2, ASM1917538v2, whole genome shotgun sequence genome encodes:
- the LOC132627460 gene encoding uncharacterized protein LOC132627460, protein MGSKGRLLFDLNEPPTEDDQDNNGVLCFQPKRAVPSSITNTSELLASSVDPPGIVNNHAFSHASSVSGFQPFVRSKGAEASRAPEEQKSAGPSTSGGALLSKSSQEHTMKALLQPDLNSLDMQVAEKEEGEWSDAEGSTDVYKNIGFNDKSNTDFDKAPEEKSAVEPVNSSDKVGSVDNASQDNEKRNGENYNISSLELDRDTNDRKSNSGRISETSSKADITMDSQEDSGQVPKHREIRGAEASHALKCANNFGKRPKIDHQKEAMLGKKRSRQTMFLDLEDVKQVGSQKSTTRRQNFPPPVTTRIVKEPRNVPPPEKNGEKQSLQLVKDIRQIDSTNEGNLPMESNDSKSESSADVNLAPLGRPRRMSSSTDLTSEAQAPLMPRQSSWKHPTDQRQSRNSQFPGRKPAPTGQNSMDPKLGAKKPPSKKQPIVSSLCQDTSVERLIREVTNEKFWQHPDEAELQCVPGQFESAEEYVKVFEPLLFEECRAQLYSSWEEMADTGTHVKVHIKNIERRERGWYDVILIPDCDWKWLFKEGDVAVLSTPRPGSAVRSRRSGTSTLGDDDEPEISGRVAGTVRRHIPIDTRDPTGAILHFYVGDSYDANSNNVSDHILWKLQPRGIWFLTVLGSLATTQREYVALHAFRRLNLQMQNAILQPSPEHFPKYEEQTPAMPDCFTPNFTDHLHRTFNGPQLGAIQWAATHTAAGTNGMTKRQDPWPFTLVQGPPGTGKTHTVWGMLNVIHLVQYQHYYTALLKKLAPESYKQNNESNSDNVATGSIDEVLLSMDQNLFRTLPKLCPKPRMLVCAPSNAATDELLSRVLDRGFIDGEMKVYRPDVARVGVDSQTRAAQAVSVERRTEQLLMKSRDEVYGWMHQLRAREAQLSQQIAGLQRELTVAAAAGRSQGSVGVDPDVLMARDQNRDTLLQNLAAVVENRDKILVEMSRLLILESRFRGGNNFNMEEARASLEASFANEAEIVFTTVSSSGRKLFSRLTHGFDMVVIDEAAQASEVGVLPPLSLGAARCVLVGDPQQLPATVISKAAGTLMYSRSLFERFQQAGCPTMLLSVQYRMHPQIRDFPSRYFYQGRLNDSESVVNLPDEVYYKDPLLKPYIFYDITHGRESHRGGSASYQNTHEAQFCLRLYEHLQKTCKSLGVGKVTVGIITPYKLQLKCLQREFGDVLNSEEGKDIYINTVDAFQGQERDVIIMSCVRASGHGVGFVADIRRMNVALTRARRALWVMGNANSLVQSEDWAALIADAKTRKCYMDMDTLPKDFQLPKAGSHAPPPTKMSNNRGLRSGLRHRIYDTHMESRSGTPSEDDEKPNALHVRNGSYRPPKPPLENSLDDFDQSADRSRDAWQYGIQRRQNTAGIGRRDL, encoded by the exons ATGGGTTCTAAAGGAAGGTTGTTGTTTGATCTTAATGAACCCCCTACTGAGGATGACCAGGATAACAATGGTGTCCTCTGTTTCCAGCCTAAGCGAGCAGTTCCCTCTTCTATTACCAACACTTCTGAGCTTTTGGCCTCCTCTGTTGATCCGCCCGGGATAGTAAACAATCATGCATTTTCCCATGCCTCTTCCGTTTCAGGTTTTCAGCCCTTTGTTCGGTCAAAAGGTGCAGAGGCATCTAGAGCTCCTGAGGAACAGAAGAGTGCTGGGCCCTCAACTTCGGGTGGTGCTTTATTATCTAAGTCAAGTCAGGAACATACAATGAAGGCTTTGCTCCAGCCAGATCTAAACTCTCTTGATATGCAAGTGGCTGAAAAGGAAGAAGGTGAATGGTCTGATGCAGAGGGTTCAACAGATGTATATAAAAATATTGGCTTCAATGATAAGTCGAATACTGATTTTGATAAAGCTCCGGAGGAGAAATCAGCAGTTGAGCCGGTGAACAGTAGTGATAAAGTTGGCTCTGTTGATAATGCTTCTCAGGATAATGAGAAGCGGAATGGTGAAAATTACAATATTTCCTCTTTAGAATTAGATCGAGATACAAATGACAGGAAAAGTAATAGTGGCAGAATTTCTGAAACCAGTAGTAAAGCTGATATCACCATGGATAGTCAGGAGGATTCTGGGCAGGTGCCAAAGCATAGAGAGATTAGAGGTGCTGAGGCGAGCCATGCATTAAAGTGCGCTAACAATTTTGGTAAGCGCCCTAAGATTGACCATCAGAAGGAAGCAATGCTGGGAAAGAAGCGCAGTAGGCAGACCATGTTTCTTGATTTGGAAGACGTTAAGCAGGTAGGTTCCCAAAAGAGTACTACTAGGCGGCAAAATTTTCCACCACCTGTTACAACTCGTATTGTGAAAGAGCCTCGTAACGTTCCTCCACCTGAAAAGAATGGGGAAAAGCAGAGTCTGCAACTTGTCAAAGATATTAGACAAATTGATTCAACTAATGAAGGAAACTTGCCAATGGAATCTAATGATTCTAAATCTGAATCCAGTGCTGATGTGAACCTAGCACCTCTAGGTCGGCCAAGACGGATGAGTAGTTCTACTGACCTCACGTCTGAGGCTCAAGCACCACTTATGCCTAGACAGAGTTCTTGGAAACATCCCACAGATCAGAGACAAAGCAGAAATTCACAGTTTCCTGGTAGGAAGCCTGCTCCGACCGGTCAAAATTCCATGGATCCAAAATTGGGTGCCAAAAAACCTCCATCCAAGAAGCAACCTATAGTAAGTAGCCTGTGTCAAGATACATCTGTAGAACGCCTTATTCGTGAGGTGACAAACGAGAAGTTTTGGCAACATCCAG ATGAAGCAGAGCTTCAGTGTGTACCTGGTCAGTTTGAATCTGCGGAAGAGTATGTTAAGGTGTTTGAACCCTTGCTCTTTGAGGAATGCCGGGCACAGTTGTACAGTTCTTGGGAGGAGATGGCTGACACAGGAACCCATGTGAAGGTCCATATTAAAAACATTGAACGGCGAGAAAGAG GATGGTATGATGTAATCCTCATTCCAGATTGTGATTGGAAGTGGTTATTCAAAGAGGGAGATGTAGCAGTTCTATCCACTCCACGTCCTGGATCAG CAGTCCGATCACGGAGAAGTGGCACCTCAACACTCGGGGATGATGATGAGCCCGAAATCAGTGGTCGTGTGGCTGGTACTGTGAGGCGACACATACCTATTGATACTCGAGATCCTACCGGCGCCATCCTGCACTTCTATGTTGGAGATTCGTATGACGCCAACAG CAATAATGTTAGTGATCACATATTGTGGAAACTACAACCAAGAGGCATCTGGTTTCTGACTGTTCTGGGTTCTCTAGCAACGACCCAACGAGAATATGTTGCTTTACATGCATTTCGGCGTCTTAATCTGCAG ATGCAAAATGCAATTCTTCAGCCAAGTCCAGAGCACTTCCCTAAATACGAAGAGCAGACACCTGCAATGCCTGACTGCTTTACACCAAACTTTACTGACCACTTGCACAGGACCTTTAATGGACCGCAGCTAGGAGCAATCCAATGGGCTGCAACGCATACAGCTGCTGGAACTAATGGTATGACAAAGAGGCAAGATCCATGGCCTTTTACTCTAGTTCAAGGGCCACCTGGTACAGGTAAGACGCACACAGTGTGGGGAATGCTGAATGTCATCCATCTTGTTCAGTATCAGCACTATTACACAGCATTGCTCAAGAAACTTGCTCCTGAAAGCTATAAGCAAAATAACGAGAGTAACTCAGATAATGTTGCTACTGGATCCATTGATGAAGTCCTGCTAAGCATGGATCAGAATCTCTTCAGAACCCTCCCAAAGCTGTGCCCAAAACCTAGAATGCTCGTCTGTGCTCCTTCAAATGCTGCAACTGATGAGCTTCTTTCGCGTGTTCTTGATCGTGGATTCATTGACGGCGAGATGAAAGTTTATCGGCCTGATGTTGCACGAGTTGGGGTAGATTCCCAAACGCGTGCCGCCCAAGCAGTTTCTGTAGAGCGGAGAACTGAGCAGCTTTTAATGAAGAGTCGTGATGAAGTTTATGGGTGGATGCACCAGTTGAGAGCTCGTGAAGCTCAGTTGTCTCAGCAGATAGCTGGCCTTCAAAGAGAACTTAcagttgctgctgctgctggtcGTTCACAAGGATCTGTCGGAGTTGACCCTGATGTTCTTATGGCTAGGGACCAGAATCGAGATACTCTCTTGCAGAATCTTGCGGCAGTTGTTGAGAATAGAGATAAAATACTGGTGGAGATGTCCCGCCTTCTGATTTTGGAGAGTAGGTTCCGTGGTGGTAACAATTTCAACATGGAGGAAGCTCGTGCTAGTCTGGAGGCTAGTTTTGCCAATGAAGCTGAAATCGTTTTCACAACTGTCTCAAGTAGTGGGAGGAAATTGTTCTCTCGTCTTACCCATGGTTTTGACATGGTAGTCATTGATGAAGCAGCCCAAGCCAGTGAAGTAGGAGTGCTTCCTCCTCTTTCTCTCGGTGCAGCGCGATGCGTTCTTGTTGGGGATCCCCAGCAGCTTCCTGCTACGGTTATCAGCAAAGCAGCTGGAACTTTGATGTACAGTAGAAGCCTCTTTGAGAGGTTTCAGCAAGCAGGCTGCCCAACTATGTTATTATCAGTGCAGTACAGGATGCACCCTCAAATTAGGGATTTTCCTTCTAGGTACTTTTATCAAGGTCGCCTTAATGATAGTGAAAGTGTTGTGAATCTGCCTGACGAAGTTTATTACAAGGATCCTTTACTGAAGCCTTACATCTTTTATGACATTACACATGGTCGGGAATCACATAGAGGTGGATCTGCTTCATATCAGAATACGCATGAAGCACAGTTCTGTCTTCGTTTGTATGAGCATCTTCAAAAAACTTGTAAATCTCTTGGTGTTGGGAAAGTTACTGTAGGTATAATCACTCCGTACAAGCTGCAACTTAAATGCCTTCAGAGGGAGTTCGGGGATGTTTTAAATTCTGAAGAAGGAAAAGACATTTACATAAATACTGTGGATGCTTTCCAGGGTCAAGAGCGTGATGTTATTATAATGTCATGTGTGCGCGCCTCAGGCCATGGGGTTGGGTTTGTTGCAGATATACGGCGAATGAACGTTGCTCTTACTCGTGCAAGACGAGCTCTTTGG GTAATGGGAAATGCCAATTCTCTGGTGCAATCAGAAGATTGGGCTGCATTGATTGCCGATGCCAAAACCAGAAAATGTTACATGGACATGGATACTTTACCTAAGGACTTCCAGCTTCCCAAGGCAGGTTCTCATGCACCTCCACCGACTAAGATGTCTAATAATCGAGGTTTGAGATCTGGGTTACGACACCGGATATATGATACACACATGGAGTCCAGGTCAGGAACACCTTCAGAAGATGATGAAAAGCCAAATGCATTACATGTAAGGAATGGAAGTTATAGGCCTCCTAAGCCACCGCTAGAGAATTCATTGGATGATTTTGATCAATCTGCTGATAGATCTAGAGATGCCTGGCAATATGGCATACAGAGAAGGCAAAATACAGCTGGAATTGGGAGAAGAGACCTGTAG